A region of Candidatus Roizmanbacteria bacterium DNA encodes the following proteins:
- a CDS encoding VanZ family protein, with amino-acid sequence MNIKKFLLAWGPALALMITIFFLSSRQRIAVSEVYTINFIVFKSLHVIEYAALFFLVFRGFYRTLSHKNMKKVFLYAIVTTFLYALSDELHQTFVPTRNGSIRDLFIDSIGILLCFQYTKINLAKLKLFL; translated from the coding sequence ATGAATATCAAAAAATTTCTGTTGGCATGGGGACCTGCGCTTGCTTTGATGATCACGATTTTTTTCCTGTCATCCCGTCAGCGCATTGCCGTTTCGGAAGTCTATACCATAAATTTTATTGTCTTTAAATCGCTGCACGTGATCGAATATGCTGCTCTGTTTTTTTTGGTGTTTCGCGGATTTTATCGGACACTTTCACACAAGAACATGAAGAAGGTTTTTCTCTATGCCATTGTAACAACATTCCTTTACGCACTTTCAGATGAGCTCCATCAGACATTTGTCCCGACCCGAAACGGATCAATAAGAGATTTGTTCATTGATAGTATTGGAATTCTACTGTGTTTTCAGTATACTAAAATTAATCTGGCCAAATTGAAACTATTTTTATGA
- a CDS encoding lamin tail domain-containing protein, producing MVLILLLLIYPFSVFAAETNADIYINEFQIEPLQQVEIVNRGISPFDISGWYIDDDGGTSYYTVSQRTIIEPNSCVVIEGKFNLNKASGDTIRLFDSTAPPTATLSGLIDSYTYDTSRGEFISFQRIPDGSEGWLPEPSTLGNWNGTKTSCQILPSPTPTLISTPIPEQTPTPSPTDIPPVTNIRISETMVYPDSGANEWIELYNPNNHDVTLLNWYIDDTSDAGASPKRFTLLLPAKDYGVYELSSGIFNNSGDSVRLLNSSNIVIDSFSYLNAQKGLSVGRPEIMTEAVCRMEPTNGYENESCSETTHATPEPPAPEVTPILSQFITIPESNTSESTVSDYMIVVTMPETRPKNPDILGTDDYVNHSEDGQKLISLSSLSPLYSLLSIISLTVKMKLK from the coding sequence ATGGTATTAATTCTTCTCTTATTGATCTATCCCTTCTCCGTATTTGCCGCCGAAACAAATGCTGATATTTACATCAATGAATTCCAAATTGAACCATTACAGCAGGTTGAAATCGTGAATCGGGGAATCAGTCCTTTTGATATATCCGGCTGGTATATTGACGATGACGGCGGGACAAGCTACTACACAGTATCCCAAAGAACAATTATTGAGCCGAATTCCTGCGTAGTAATTGAAGGAAAATTCAATCTGAATAAAGCCTCCGGTGACACAATACGATTGTTTGATTCTACCGCTCCTCCGACTGCTACACTTTCAGGACTTATCGATTCCTATACCTACGATACCAGTCGGGGAGAATTTATTTCATTTCAGAGAATACCCGACGGCTCGGAAGGCTGGTTGCCGGAACCTTCAACTTTGGGAAATTGGAACGGAACAAAAACCTCCTGTCAAATACTGCCCTCTCCGACACCGACACTGATCTCAACACCTATTCCCGAACAGACACCGACACCGTCTCCGACAGATATACCACCTGTCACGAACATCCGCATATCCGAAACTATGGTGTATCCGGATTCAGGAGCAAATGAATGGATTGAGCTTTACAACCCGAACAATCACGATGTAACACTCCTCAACTGGTATATTGACGATACGTCTGATGCAGGTGCCTCTCCGAAAAGATTTACGTTACTGCTTCCTGCAAAAGATTATGGCGTGTATGAACTTTCTTCAGGGATATTTAATAACAGCGGAGATTCAGTAAGACTGTTGAATTCTTCAAACATAGTTATCGATAGTTTTTCATATCTGAATGCACAAAAGGGTTTGAGTGTGGGCAGGCCGGAGATAATGACAGAAGCCGTCTGCCGTATGGAACCGACAAACGGATATGAGAATGAAAGCTGTTCGGAAACAACACATGCGACCCCAGAACCACCTGCTCCCGAAGTAACGCCGATACTTTCTCAATTCATCACAATACCAGAGAGTAATACGTCTGAATCAACTGTTTCGGACTATATGATCGTTGTTACGATGCCGGAAACCCGACCAAAGAACCCTGACATACTCGGAACAGATGACTATGTCAACCATTCTGAAGATGGTCAAAAACTCATTTCACTCTCATCACTCTCACCTTTATATTCTCTCCTTTCAATTATTTCACTAACTGTTAAAATGAAATTGAAGTAG